A window of Opitutales bacterium genomic DNA:
TCGAAATCATCCAAAGAGATCATTACTACGGCATTTTTACTACCACGCGTGATCACGACAGGGTCATGGTCAACACAGACCTTATCCATAACGCTCGCGAGCTTATTCCGAGCTTCCGTGTAGGTTATCGCATCCATGAGTCACAGAATGCGCGCAAAGTGTACGTATTCAAGTACTTTATCATTTTGTAGAACGATGAGCTCTGGCACGCCATCAGGCGTTGTCCAGAAGCGACTTGTTAGAAATTCGCTTCGTCGAGGTTAGACAGAAAACGCACATCCAATTTTTTCTCCATAAATTCTAACGACTTTTCAAAATACGCATCTGAATAGTCTCGGTTGCAAATTCTCATCAATTCTTCACCTACCTTCGAAAAAGAGAATATGTTCATTTTTCCAATACTGTCCCTGTCTGCATAACAGACGTGGTCAAAATAGTTAAATGTTCCTCCAACAGTAACATAAGCACGGAGGTCGTCTCGAACATTTAATAGGCCTAGGGTATCCATATG
This region includes:
- a CDS encoding type II toxin-antitoxin system prevent-host-death family antitoxin; translation: MDAITYTEARNKLASVMDKVCVDHDPVVITRGSKNAVVMISLDDFESWEETMYLLKSPANAERLRESVARVDKGIFEKKELIRE